Proteins from one Catenuloplanes atrovinosus genomic window:
- a CDS encoding MBL fold metallo-hydrolase has product MNVSAEPVFLRPNAIIEPLVDRFYAWLHVVSPATAAMNLAKAQIPLLESYPRDGVAGPSRGAEVEALLDSIRTDRADMLALAGAITEADDLIRRSATGFELTHLYPKLPPALHGLAEPAYDTGNQASLRLREPLLYASRYYDARRQSVQVSLDTGAARPSILDTPRLSRPDALDLHVPFTHPGIDALFAARIAPTTTDRLREVLGLDDVGTARLRRLLTDAPRLSPDRHIEKGGRIRYFGHACLVIQSAGTTIVTDPFISAGDGHDDRYTLADLPDRIDLVLITHGHPDHLVLETLLPLRTRIGAVVVPRSSRGNLCDPSIGLFLRALGFEVLEVDDFDEVPIPGGGVVATPFLGEHGDLDIRAKSTFVVRIADATVYVGAESSGADPVAYRYVRDRIGQIDLAFLGMECEGAPLDRLYHGLLTRPVSAPMSESRTLSRATAAQAMAIMTELGADEGYIYAMGRESWQSHVMAAPDADDTFQLKQIEEFLGWCSGNGITAERLAGRREWRW; this is encoded by the coding sequence ATGAATGTCAGTGCCGAACCGGTGTTCCTCAGGCCCAACGCGATCATCGAGCCGCTGGTCGACCGGTTCTACGCGTGGCTGCACGTCGTGTCGCCGGCCACGGCGGCGATGAACCTGGCGAAGGCGCAGATCCCCCTGCTGGAGTCGTACCCGCGCGACGGCGTCGCCGGCCCGTCGCGCGGCGCGGAGGTCGAGGCGCTGCTGGACTCGATCCGGACCGACCGCGCGGACATGCTGGCGCTGGCCGGCGCGATCACCGAGGCCGACGACCTGATCCGGCGCAGCGCCACCGGTTTCGAGCTGACGCACCTGTACCCGAAGCTGCCGCCGGCGCTGCACGGGCTGGCCGAGCCGGCCTACGACACCGGCAACCAGGCGTCGCTGCGCCTGCGCGAGCCGCTGCTGTACGCGAGCCGGTACTACGACGCCAGACGCCAGTCGGTCCAGGTCTCCCTGGACACCGGCGCGGCGAGGCCGTCCATCCTGGACACGCCGCGGCTGTCCCGGCCGGACGCGCTGGACCTGCACGTCCCGTTCACCCACCCGGGCATCGACGCGCTGTTCGCGGCGCGGATCGCGCCCACCACGACGGACCGGCTGCGCGAGGTGCTCGGCCTGGACGACGTCGGGACCGCGCGGCTGCGGCGGTTGCTCACCGACGCGCCGCGGCTGTCACCGGACCGGCACATCGAGAAGGGCGGGCGGATTCGCTACTTCGGGCACGCGTGCCTGGTGATCCAGTCGGCCGGGACCACGATCGTCACCGACCCGTTCATCAGCGCCGGCGACGGCCACGATGATCGGTACACGCTCGCCGACCTGCCGGACCGCATCGACCTGGTACTCATCACGCACGGCCACCCGGACCACCTGGTGCTGGAGACGCTGCTGCCGCTCCGCACCCGGATCGGCGCGGTGGTGGTGCCCCGCTCCTCGCGCGGCAACCTGTGCGACCCGTCGATCGGGCTGTTCCTGCGCGCGCTGGGCTTCGAGGTCCTCGAGGTGGACGACTTCGACGAGGTCCCGATCCCGGGCGGCGGGGTGGTGGCGACGCCGTTCCTCGGTGAGCACGGCGACCTGGACATCCGCGCCAAGTCCACGTTCGTGGTACGGATCGCGGACGCGACCGTCTACGTGGGCGCGGAGTCGTCGGGCGCCGACCCGGTGGCGTACCGCTACGTCCGCGACCGGATCGGCCAGATCGACCTGGCGTTCCTCGGCATGGAGTGCGAGGGCGCGCCGCTCGACCGGCTCTACCACGGGCTGCTGACCCGGCCGGTGAGCGCGCCGATGAGCGAGTCGCGCACGCTGTCGCGCGCCACGGCCGCGCAGGCCATGGCGATCATGACGGAGCTCGGCGCGGACGAGGGCTACATCTACGCGATGGGCCGGGAGAGCTGGCAGAGCCACGTCATGGCCGCGCCGGACGCCGACGACACGTTCCAGCTCAAGCAGATCGAGGAGTTCCTCGGCTGGTGCTCCGGCAACGGCATCACCGCCGAGCGTCTCGCCGGCCGCCGCGAGTGGCGCTGGTAG
- a CDS encoding ParB/RepB/Spo0J family partition protein: MTPEEEDINRQPVIDMEISSLVLSGSPRQAGADLIHVEAMAAVQQELPPIVVHRPTMRVIDGTHRIQAAIRRGENTITGRFFDGTEDEAFVLSVWLNVSHGLPLALADRKRAAERIALSHPQWSDRRVAAVTGISPGTVADIRRRMTGGSAPASSRIGQDGRVRPLDCSAGRLLAGQLMTENPNLSLRQVAKAAAISPETARDVRNRLLSGAELVPSRRGRDAAQPAAKGRGRDRHTLNLVRTGERHEPMIDRAVVIKRLMGDPALRYTDTGRNLLRLLSLHAHWAKEWETMVDNVPPHCTDVVADLARQFADLWADFATRVPGHRVAS, from the coding sequence TTGACACCAGAGGAAGAGGACATCAACCGGCAGCCGGTCATCGACATGGAGATCAGCTCGCTCGTGCTGAGCGGATCGCCCCGGCAGGCCGGGGCCGACCTGATCCACGTGGAGGCGATGGCCGCGGTGCAGCAGGAGCTGCCGCCGATCGTGGTGCACCGCCCCACCATGCGTGTCATCGACGGCACCCACCGGATCCAGGCCGCGATCCGGCGCGGTGAGAACACCATCACCGGTCGCTTCTTCGACGGTACCGAGGACGAGGCGTTCGTACTGTCGGTGTGGCTCAACGTTTCCCACGGCCTGCCGCTGGCGCTGGCCGACCGCAAGCGCGCGGCCGAGCGCATCGCGCTGTCGCATCCACAGTGGTCGGACCGGCGGGTCGCGGCGGTGACCGGCATCTCGCCGGGCACGGTCGCGGACATCCGGCGGCGGATGACCGGCGGCTCGGCGCCGGCGTCCAGCCGGATCGGGCAGGACGGCCGGGTGCGCCCGCTGGACTGCAGCGCGGGCCGGCTGCTCGCCGGCCAGCTGATGACGGAGAACCCCAACCTGTCGCTGCGCCAGGTCGCCAAGGCCGCGGCGATCTCCCCGGAGACCGCGCGCGACGTGCGCAACCGGCTGCTCAGCGGCGCGGAGCTGGTGCCGTCACGGCGCGGGCGGGACGCCGCGCAACCGGCGGCGAAGGGCAGGGGCCGGGACCGGCACACGCTGAACCTGGTACGTACCGGTGAGCGGCACGAGCCGATGATCGACCGCGCCGTCGTCATCAAGCGGCTGATGGGGGATCCGGCGCTGCGGTACACCGACACCGGCCGGAACCTGTTGCGGCTGCTGTCGCTGCACGCCCACTGGGCGAAGGAGTGGGAGACGATGGTCGACAACGTGCCGCCGCACTGCACCGACGTGGTGGCCGACCTGGCGCGTCAGTTCGCCGACCTGTGGGCGGACTTCGCGACCCGGGTGCCGGGGCATCGGGTGGCCAGCTGA
- a CDS encoding siderophore-interacting protein, translating into MIGLSAPERPLLRLSLRRLERIAPRMTRMVVTGPAIAHVTPGPFTDTYVRLVIPRPGVTLPENLDLRRMHAELPRSAWPRIRTYTVRSLDPAAAELAIDIYDHGRAGLTRSWLSGLRIGDPVLMGDLRGLYRPGPEADWHLLAGDAVALPAIAVTLAAMTPGTRAKAVIEVADAADEQPLPTAADCAVRWVHRSRGESLVEAVRALPFDPGVVQAFVHGEGGAMRELRRFLLRERGMRKELLSISGYWRRGLTDEQWRRAKAMSAER; encoded by the coding sequence ATGATCGGATTATCAGCGCCCGAGCGCCCTCTTCTCAGATTGTCACTCCGACGCCTGGAGAGAATAGCTCCGCGAATGACGAGAATGGTCGTCACCGGACCCGCCATAGCGCATGTCACGCCGGGCCCGTTCACGGACACGTACGTGCGGCTGGTCATTCCGCGGCCCGGCGTGACGCTTCCGGAGAACCTGGACCTGCGCCGCATGCACGCGGAGCTGCCGCGGTCGGCGTGGCCGCGCATCCGGACCTACACGGTGCGCTCGCTGGACCCGGCCGCGGCCGAACTGGCGATCGACATCTACGACCACGGCCGTGCCGGGCTGACCCGGTCCTGGCTGTCCGGACTGCGCATCGGCGACCCGGTGCTCATGGGTGACCTGCGCGGACTGTACCGTCCCGGTCCCGAGGCCGACTGGCATCTGCTGGCCGGCGACGCGGTCGCGCTACCGGCGATCGCGGTGACGCTGGCGGCGATGACGCCGGGCACCCGGGCGAAGGCGGTCATCGAGGTGGCCGACGCCGCGGACGAGCAGCCGCTGCCGACCGCCGCCGACTGCGCGGTCCGGTGGGTGCACCGCAGCCGCGGCGAGAGCCTGGTCGAGGCGGTCCGGGCGCTGCCCTTCGACCCCGGCGTGGTGCAGGCATTCGTGCACGGCGAGGGCGGCGCCATGCGCGAGCTGCGCCGTTTCCTGCTGCGTGAGCGCGGGATGCGCAAGGAGCTGCTCTCCATTTCCGGGTATTGGCGCCGGGGCCTCACCGACGAGCAGTGGCGGCGTGCCAAGGCGATGTCGGCGGAACGCTGA
- the aroF gene encoding 3-deoxy-7-phosphoheptulonate synthase, whose translation MVVVMAPGATPADVDAVVGSVRSAGGQAFVSRGLSRTIVGLVGDVADFEALNLGSLPGVLQVIRVSVPFKLVSREHHADRSVIRVGGVPIGPGTLTVIAGPCAVESPEQTLKAARLARSAGASLLRGGAFKPRTSPYSYQGLGEAGLRILAEVRAETGLPVVTEVIDPGSVDMVASYADMLQVGARNMQNFALLQAVGSAGKPVLLKRGFSATIEEWLSAAEYIAQRGNLDIVLCERGIRTFETATRNTLDISAVPVAQRLSHLPVIVDPSHSGGRRDLVVPLTRAAIAVGADGLLIDVHPEPKMALCDGDQALPESDIREIADIVATLPPVVGRELALPAGAFTQVPAGV comes from the coding sequence ATGGTCGTCGTGATGGCGCCGGGTGCTACCCCGGCGGACGTGGACGCGGTCGTCGGTTCGGTGCGGTCGGCCGGCGGGCAGGCGTTCGTCAGTCGCGGCCTGTCCCGGACCATCGTCGGGCTGGTCGGCGACGTGGCCGACTTCGAGGCGCTCAACCTGGGCAGCCTGCCCGGGGTGCTCCAGGTGATCCGGGTGTCCGTGCCGTTCAAGCTCGTCAGCCGGGAGCATCACGCGGACCGGTCGGTGATCCGGGTCGGCGGCGTGCCGATCGGCCCGGGCACGCTGACCGTGATCGCCGGTCCGTGCGCGGTGGAGTCGCCGGAGCAGACGCTCAAGGCGGCGCGGCTGGCACGGTCCGCCGGCGCCTCCCTGCTGCGCGGTGGCGCGTTCAAGCCGCGCACATCGCCGTACTCGTACCAGGGGCTCGGCGAGGCCGGTCTGCGCATCCTGGCCGAGGTGCGCGCGGAGACCGGTCTGCCGGTCGTCACCGAGGTCATCGATCCCGGCAGCGTGGACATGGTGGCGTCCTACGCGGACATGCTCCAGGTCGGCGCCCGCAACATGCAGAACTTCGCACTCCTCCAGGCGGTCGGCTCGGCCGGGAAGCCGGTGCTGCTCAAGCGCGGCTTCAGCGCCACCATCGAGGAGTGGCTGAGCGCCGCGGAGTACATCGCGCAGCGCGGAAACCTGGACATCGTGCTCTGCGAGCGCGGTATCCGGACGTTCGAGACCGCCACCCGCAACACCCTGGACATCAGCGCGGTGCCGGTGGCCCAGCGGCTGTCGCACCTGCCGGTGATCGTGGACCCGTCGCACTCCGGCGGGCGCCGCGATCTGGTGGTGCCGCTGACCCGGGCCGCGATCGCGGTGGGCGCGGACGGTCTGCTCATCGACGTCCACCCGGAGCCGAAGATGGCGCTCTGCGACGGCGACCAGGCACTGCCCGAGTCCGATATCCGGGAAATCGCGGACATTGTGGCGACACTGCCGCCCGTCGTGGGACGCGAGCTGGCGCTGCCGGCCGGTGCCTTCACGCAGGTCCCCGCCGGTGTGTGA